A genomic region of Dickeya solani IPO 2222 contains the following coding sequences:
- the citC gene encoding [citrate (pro-3S)-lyase] ligase, which produces MYADESFTFATLDVRVQPRELAEVSQFLGMCQLGMDKDIEFFVVGRHNGQLVACAGLCANTIKCVAVDPSYRDLNLGVKVVNEVVQFAAERGQFHLFLYTRPCNIQVFRGCGFYPLACYDDKAVLMENTPIGIKQYCQSLAAQVKPGRDIGAIVMNANPFTLGHCYLAEQAARACDWLHIFVVREDVSFFPFTERLEMVRQGVAHIPNLTVHAGSEYMISKATFPGYFLKEEQLITQAHAALDLIIFRQYIAPALGITRRFVGTEPFCPVTHQYNQDMHHWLEQAGQVAAPALEVVEIERTREHSGLAISASEVRRLLKLRQFEPIREIVPATTFAHLQRYGELACA; this is translated from the coding sequence ATGTACGCCGATGAGAGTTTTACGTTTGCCACGCTGGATGTTCGCGTCCAACCTCGTGAACTGGCGGAAGTCAGTCAATTTCTCGGGATGTGCCAGTTGGGCATGGACAAGGATATCGAGTTTTTTGTGGTGGGCAGGCATAACGGCCAACTGGTGGCCTGCGCCGGACTGTGCGCGAATACCATCAAGTGTGTGGCGGTGGATCCCAGCTATCGTGATCTCAATCTGGGGGTGAAAGTGGTGAACGAGGTGGTGCAGTTCGCCGCTGAGCGTGGTCAGTTCCATCTGTTTCTCTACACCCGCCCCTGCAATATCCAGGTTTTCCGCGGCTGCGGTTTCTACCCGCTGGCCTGTTATGACGACAAGGCCGTGCTGATGGAAAACACGCCTATCGGCATCAAACAGTATTGTCAGTCCCTGGCGGCGCAGGTCAAACCGGGCCGGGACATCGGCGCCATCGTGATGAACGCCAATCCGTTCACGCTGGGGCATTGTTATCTGGCGGAGCAGGCCGCTCGTGCCTGTGACTGGCTGCATATCTTTGTGGTGCGGGAAGATGTGTCCTTTTTCCCGTTCACCGAACGGCTGGAGATGGTTCGTCAGGGGGTGGCGCATATCCCGAATCTGACGGTGCATGCCGGGTCGGAATACATGATTTCCAAAGCTACCTTTCCTGGCTATTTCCTGAAAGAAGAGCAACTGATTACTCAGGCCCATGCGGCGCTGGATCTGATCATCTTTCGTCAGTACATCGCCCCGGCGCTCGGTATTACCCGGCGCTTTGTCGGCACCGAACCTTTCTGCCCGGTCACGCATCAGTACAACCAGGATATGCATCACTGGCTGGAGCAGGCCGGGCAGGTTGCCGCGCCGGCGCTGGAAGTGGTGGAAATTGAACGCACTCGCGAACACTCCGGCCTGGCGATTTCCGCCTCTGAAGTGCGCCGGTTACTGAAGCTGCGTCAGTTTGAACCTATCCGCGAGATTGTCCCGGCGACTACGTTTGCGCATTTACAACGCTATGGCGAACTCGCCTGTGCGTAA
- a CDS encoding fumarylacetoacetate hydrolase family protein has protein sequence MKLASYRHHGKNSYGIHTPAGLIDLGSRLGDRYPDLKALLAGDALQEAAAFQSQTPDVAVADVTFLPVIVTPSKILCVGMNYADKRKEFNELNPAPTLFVRFADSQTGHGTQVLKPHYSSEFDYEGELAVIIGKDGQNISCDEALSFVAGYSCYMDGSARDWQHSWFTAGKNWQKTGAFGPYLTTRDEIPDPHALSIRTYLNGRMVQDDNTASMIHKVADLIEYISTFTALSAGDVIITGSPGGVGKKRTPPLFMKPGDSIEVEIENVGHLRNTIGEVAQPVKTPRAAPAAVGH, from the coding sequence ATGAAACTTGCAAGTTACCGCCATCACGGCAAAAACAGCTACGGGATCCACACGCCTGCGGGCCTGATTGATTTGGGAAGCCGGCTCGGCGACCGTTATCCGGACCTGAAAGCGTTGCTGGCGGGCGATGCGCTCCAGGAAGCCGCGGCGTTCCAGAGCCAGACTCCGGACGTCGCCGTGGCAGATGTGACCTTTCTGCCGGTGATTGTGACACCGTCCAAAATCCTGTGCGTCGGCATGAACTATGCCGACAAACGCAAAGAGTTTAACGAGCTGAACCCGGCGCCGACGCTGTTTGTGCGTTTTGCCGACTCGCAGACTGGTCACGGTACTCAGGTGCTCAAACCGCACTACTCCAGCGAGTTCGACTATGAAGGCGAACTGGCGGTGATCATCGGCAAAGACGGCCAGAACATCAGCTGCGACGAGGCGCTGTCGTTTGTCGCCGGTTACAGCTGCTATATGGACGGCTCCGCCCGCGACTGGCAGCACAGCTGGTTTACCGCTGGTAAGAACTGGCAAAAGACCGGCGCGTTCGGGCCGTACCTCACCACCCGTGACGAAATCCCGGATCCGCATGCCCTGTCCATCCGCACCTACCTGAACGGCCGCATGGTGCAGGACGACAACACCGCCAGCATGATCCACAAAGTGGCGGATCTGATCGAATACATCAGTACCTTCACCGCGCTGAGCGCCGGTGACGTGATCATTACCGGCTCGCCTGGCGGCGTCGGCAAGAAACGTACGCCGCCGCTGTTCATGAAACCGGGCGACAGCATTGAAGTGGAAATTGAAAACGTGGGTCACCTGCGCAACACCATTGGTGAAGTCGCCCAGCCGGTGAAAACCCCGCGAGCGGCGCCCGCCGCTGTGGGGCACTGA
- a CDS encoding flagellar brake protein, giving the protein MDVVDNKMKEQYARHNKMAICATLRGLQKQDATVMVYHTHGQFISKILEVDSDEEEFLFDLGALERENSRALFAGELEFAAETAGAKVEFRTTIIRTVDHDGLPAFCAAVPDVLYYIQRRNFFRINSPAWPPMNCRGELPDNTHFEFNLKDLSLGGLSMYTDDKAMAELFEPGMLLRNIDVDLASYGQFCLDLQFVNHATTKVMDSKGEVKQIERLSFRFSSLSATQERGLQQVITELELDQNEKRKRLR; this is encoded by the coding sequence ATGGATGTAGTGGATAACAAGATGAAAGAGCAGTACGCCAGGCATAATAAAATGGCTATTTGCGCCACATTGCGCGGACTGCAAAAGCAAGACGCCACAGTAATGGTGTATCACACGCACGGTCAGTTCATCAGCAAGATCCTTGAGGTTGATTCGGACGAAGAGGAGTTTCTTTTTGACCTTGGCGCGCTGGAGCGTGAAAACAGCCGGGCGCTGTTTGCGGGTGAGCTTGAGTTTGCGGCAGAAACCGCTGGCGCCAAGGTTGAATTTCGTACCACGATCATCAGAACGGTCGATCATGACGGCCTCCCCGCTTTCTGCGCGGCGGTTCCCGACGTGCTGTACTATATCCAACGCCGTAATTTTTTCCGTATCAACTCACCTGCCTGGCCACCAATGAACTGCCGGGGAGAACTGCCGGACAACACCCATTTCGAATTTAACCTGAAGGATCTGTCGCTGGGCGGCTTGTCCATGTACACCGATGACAAAGCTATGGCTGAGCTGTTTGAGCCGGGCATGCTGCTGAGAAATATTGATGTGGATCTTGCCAGTTACGGGCAATTCTGTCTGGACTTGCAGTTTGTCAACCATGCCACCACCAAAGTCATGGACAGTAAAGGCGAGGTGAAGCAGATCGAACGCCTGAGCTTCAGGTTTTCGTCGCTAAGCGCTACGCAGGAGCGAGGATTGCAACAGGTGATTACCGAACTGGAACTGGATCAAAACGAAAAGCGTAAACGGCTTCGCTGA
- the citG gene encoding triphosphoribosyl-dephospho-CoA synthase CitG: protein MPGLTHTESSVSSPLLTPLFPDATGALVAIPTIHQQVAAALTVEVMLTPKPGLVDQDNNGAHRDMDVPLFQASIAALAPWFSRFTEAGIAHSALPMTQLLPQVRPIGIAAEQAMLAATGGVNTHKGGIFAFGLLCSAAGWLAGRRLRLTRDSLCQCAAQMSADLVRNELENNQHTATAGEHLFRRHGLTGARGEAASGFATVRQYALPAYLHARAQGQDDDSALLQTLVVLMAHNPDTNVVSRGGIKGLTFVQSQARALLSGGVTRQGLQEMNQALVERNISPGGSADLLALTWLLSHYPHV, encoded by the coding sequence ATGCCTGGTTTAACGCACACTGAGTCGAGTGTTTCCTCTCCGTTACTGACACCGCTATTTCCTGATGCCACTGGCGCGCTGGTGGCAATCCCCACTATTCACCAGCAGGTGGCTGCCGCCCTGACTGTCGAGGTGATGCTGACGCCAAAACCCGGTCTGGTGGATCAGGATAACAACGGTGCCCATCGCGATATGGATGTGCCGCTGTTTCAGGCCAGTATCGCCGCGCTGGCTCCCTGGTTTTCACGTTTTACCGAAGCAGGCATAGCGCATAGCGCGTTGCCGATGACCCAGCTCCTGCCGCAGGTGCGGCCCATTGGCATCGCCGCCGAACAGGCGATGCTGGCCGCGACGGGCGGCGTGAATACCCATAAAGGCGGCATTTTTGCCTTTGGGTTGCTGTGCAGCGCCGCCGGCTGGCTGGCGGGGCGTCGGCTACGGCTGACGCGGGACAGTCTGTGTCAGTGCGCTGCGCAGATGAGCGCCGATTTGGTGCGTAATGAACTGGAAAACAACCAGCACACCGCGACGGCGGGAGAACATCTGTTCCGGCGTCACGGCCTGACCGGTGCTCGGGGGGAAGCCGCCAGCGGTTTTGCCACCGTTCGTCAGTATGCGCTGCCCGCTTATCTGCACGCCCGCGCACAGGGGCAGGATGACGACTCTGCTTTGCTGCAGACGCTGGTGGTATTAATGGCCCACAACCCGGATACCAATGTCGTGTCCCGAGGCGGAATAAAAGGGCTGACGTTCGTGCAATCTCAGGCGCGGGCGCTACTGTCCGGCGGTGTGACCCGGCAGGGACTACAGGAGATGAATCAAGCGTTGGTCGAGCGCAACATTAGCCCTGGCGGCAGTGCCGACCTGCTGGCGCTAACCTGGCTGCTTTCTCACTATCCTCACGTCTGA
- a CDS encoding 2-hydroxycarboxylate transporter family protein, protein MSTTDDSYIVVKEETSGKVSLKERWWHILDNYKIGVIPLPLFVLAGVLITLECLEGKLPSDIVVMVATLAFFGFACGEFGKRLPLVGKMGAAAICATFIPSALVYYGLLPQVVVDSTTKFYKSTNILYLYICCIIVGSIMSMNRQTLIQGFLRIFFPMLCGEVVGMIVGMGVGMALGLEPFQIFFFLVLPIMAGGVGEGAIPLSIGYAALLHMEQGVALGRILPIVMLGSLTAIIIAGVLNQLGKRYPHLTGEGELMPNKTNGIEQTPASLTSALSGKMDPANLAAGALLAILLYMVGMLGFKWIGLPAPVGMLFAAVIVKLINGASPRLLEGSQVVYKFFQTSVTYPILFAVGVAITPWQELVHAFTITNLLVIVSTVTALVTTGFFVGKKIGMHPIDVAIVSCCQSGQGGTGDVAILTAGNRMVLMPFAQIATRIGGAINVSVALLVLGKFLV, encoded by the coding sequence ATGAGTACCACTGATGATTCCTATATCGTTGTGAAAGAGGAGACCTCTGGGAAGGTTTCATTAAAAGAAAGATGGTGGCACATTCTTGATAATTACAAGATTGGCGTTATTCCGCTGCCGCTGTTTGTTCTGGCCGGGGTGTTGATTACGCTGGAGTGTCTGGAAGGCAAACTGCCGAGCGATATCGTGGTGATGGTTGCCACGCTGGCGTTCTTCGGTTTTGCCTGCGGCGAGTTCGGCAAACGTCTGCCGCTTGTCGGCAAAATGGGGGCGGCGGCTATCTGTGCCACCTTTATTCCTTCCGCACTGGTGTATTACGGTCTGCTGCCGCAGGTGGTGGTGGACTCTACCACCAAGTTCTACAAATCCACCAACATTCTGTACCTGTATATCTGCTGCATTATCGTCGGCAGCATCATGAGCATGAACCGGCAGACGCTGATTCAGGGCTTCTTGCGAATTTTCTTCCCCATGCTGTGCGGTGAAGTGGTTGGCATGATTGTCGGTATGGGCGTCGGGATGGCGCTGGGTCTGGAACCGTTCCAGATTTTCTTCTTCCTGGTGCTGCCGATCATGGCTGGCGGCGTGGGCGAAGGGGCGATTCCGCTTTCGATTGGCTATGCCGCGCTACTGCATATGGAACAAGGTGTCGCGCTGGGTCGTATCCTGCCGATCGTCATGTTGGGCAGCCTGACCGCCATTATTATCGCCGGCGTACTGAATCAACTGGGTAAACGCTATCCGCACCTGACCGGTGAAGGCGAGTTGATGCCGAACAAGACGAACGGCATCGAACAGACGCCGGCTTCGTTGACCAGTGCTCTGAGCGGCAAGATGGACCCGGCCAATCTGGCGGCGGGCGCGCTGTTGGCCATCCTGCTCTACATGGTAGGGATGTTGGGCTTCAAATGGATCGGTCTGCCGGCGCCGGTAGGCATGCTGTTCGCCGCGGTCATCGTAAAACTGATCAATGGTGCCTCTCCGCGTCTGCTGGAAGGTTCTCAGGTGGTTTACAAATTCTTCCAGACATCGGTGACCTACCCGATTCTGTTTGCCGTCGGTGTGGCTATCACGCCGTGGCAAGAGCTGGTGCATGCGTTCACCATTACCAATCTGCTGGTGATTGTCTCTACCGTGACGGCACTGGTGACGACCGGTTTCTTCGTTGGCAAGAAAATCGGTATGCATCCGATTGATGTTGCGATCGTGTCCTGCTGCCAGAGCGGGCAGGGCGGTACCGGTGATGTGGCGATTCTCACCGCCGGTAACCGTATGGTGCTGATGCCGTTCGCTCAGATTGCCACCCGTATCGGTGGGGCAATTAACGTCTCCGTGGCCTTGCTGGTTCTTGGCAAGTTCCTGGTGTGA
- the citF gene encoding citrate lyase subunit alpha, whose product MSNFIEALQKQYPEKSHLQPFVNANHSTPWLNDVVQKHQRKLCADLEEAIRKSGLQDGMTISFHHAFREGDKVINHVVDTLARLGFKNLTLASSSLMTCNAPLIEHIRNGVITRIYTSGMRGKLADAISHGLMKEPVQIHSHGGRVHLLQSGELKIDVAFLGVPSSDEFGNANGTSGKSRCGSLGYAMVDAHYARKVVLLTESLVPFPNMPASLVQDQVDFVVPVDEVGDPAKISVGAARVTSNPRELLIARRAADVIAHSGYFKPGFSIQTGSGAASTACTRFLEDRMQKQGVVASFALGGITGSIVDLHEKGLIEKLLDTQCFDANAAASLAKNPNHVEISTNVYANPSAKAACCDQLDVVILSALEIDTQFNVNVITGSDGVMRGASGGHCDVATAANLTIVVAPLIRSRIPTVVRQVTTCVTPGSAIDVLVTDHGIAVNPARPDVAERLVNAGLSVMSIDDLYQRAIQLVGEPKAIEFHDRIVGVIRYRDGSVIDVVRQVKEENE is encoded by the coding sequence ATGAGTAACTTTATTGAAGCACTGCAGAAGCAATATCCGGAAAAAAGCCATCTGCAACCGTTCGTTAATGCCAACCACAGCACCCCCTGGCTGAATGACGTCGTCCAGAAGCACCAGCGCAAACTGTGTGCCGATCTGGAAGAGGCGATCCGCAAAAGCGGGCTGCAGGATGGTATGACCATTTCGTTCCATCACGCCTTCCGTGAAGGGGACAAGGTGATTAACCATGTGGTGGATACGCTGGCCCGCCTGGGTTTTAAAAATCTGACGCTGGCCTCCAGCTCGCTGATGACCTGCAACGCGCCGCTGATCGAACATATCCGCAATGGCGTGATTACCCGCATCTACACCTCCGGCATGCGCGGCAAGCTGGCGGACGCCATCTCGCACGGCCTGATGAAAGAGCCGGTGCAGATTCACTCTCACGGCGGTCGCGTGCATCTGTTGCAGAGCGGCGAACTGAAGATTGACGTCGCGTTCCTTGGGGTGCCGAGCAGCGACGAATTCGGTAACGCCAACGGCACGTCGGGTAAATCCCGCTGCGGCTCGCTCGGCTACGCGATGGTGGATGCCCACTATGCCCGTAAAGTCGTGCTGTTGACCGAAAGTCTGGTGCCGTTCCCCAACATGCCGGCCAGTCTGGTGCAGGATCAGGTGGACTTTGTGGTGCCGGTGGACGAAGTGGGCGACCCGGCGAAAATTAGCGTCGGTGCGGCGCGCGTCACCAGCAACCCGCGTGAACTGCTGATTGCCCGCCGCGCGGCGGACGTGATCGCACACTCCGGCTATTTCAAACCGGGCTTTTCGATCCAGACCGGCTCCGGCGCGGCTTCTACCGCCTGTACCCGTTTTCTGGAAGATCGCATGCAGAAACAGGGCGTGGTGGCGAGTTTCGCACTCGGCGGCATCACCGGCAGTATTGTCGATCTGCATGAAAAAGGGTTGATTGAAAAACTGCTGGACACCCAGTGCTTTGACGCTAACGCGGCGGCATCGCTGGCGAAAAACCCCAATCATGTGGAAATCTCCACCAATGTCTACGCCAACCCCAGTGCCAAGGCGGCCTGTTGCGACCAGTTGGACGTGGTGATTCTGAGCGCGCTGGAAATCGATACCCAGTTTAACGTCAACGTGATCACCGGCTCCGACGGCGTGATGCGCGGCGCTTCCGGCGGCCATTGCGATGTAGCGACCGCAGCCAACCTGACCATCGTGGTCGCGCCGTTGATCCGCAGTCGTATTCCGACGGTAGTGCGCCAGGTCACGACCTGTGTGACGCCGGGCAGCGCTATCGACGTGCTGGTGACCGACCACGGCATCGCCGTCAACCCGGCGCGTCCGGATGTGGCGGAGCGTTTGGTCAACGCCGGTCTGAGCGTGATGTCCATCGACGATCTGTACCAGCGGGCGATCCAACTGGTGGGTGAACCGAAGGCCATCGAATTCCACGACCGCATCGTCGGGGTGATCCGCTACCGTGACGGCAGCGTGATTGACGTGGTACGTCAGGTTAAAGAGGAAAACGAGTGA
- a CDS encoding APC family permease: MTTDSTVSTSTPRVQLRKTLTLVPVVMMGLAYMQPMTLFDTFGIVSGLTDGHVATAYAFALIAILFTALSYGKLVRRFPSAGSAYTYAQKAISPTVGFMVGWSSLLDYLFMPMINILLAKIYFETLIPSIPSWIFVVLLVGFMTLSNLRGIKTVANFNSLIVVLQVAVMAAITGMVIYGVAHGEGAGTLTSSRPFWSDNAHVVPMITGATILCFSFLGFDGISSLSEETKDAGRVIPKAIFLTALLGGVIFVVVSYFLQLYFPDISRFQHPDASQPEIMLYVAGKTFQFGILIFSCVTVLASGMAAHAGVSRLMYVMGRDGVFPERFFGYVHPRWRTPALNVLLVGVIALSAISFDLVTATALINFGALVAFTFVNLSVISQFYIRERRNKTLKDTVNYLILPVMGALTVGALWLNLESTSMTLGLVWAAIGLLYLTFVTRSFSQPVPQYNEDLA, encoded by the coding sequence ATGACAACTGATTCCACTGTTTCCACTTCCACGCCGCGGGTACAACTGCGTAAAACTCTGACCCTGGTTCCTGTGGTCATGATGGGCCTGGCCTACATGCAGCCGATGACGCTGTTCGATACCTTCGGCATCGTTTCCGGGCTGACCGATGGTCACGTCGCCACCGCATACGCGTTTGCGCTGATTGCGATTCTGTTTACCGCACTTAGCTACGGTAAGCTGGTGCGTCGCTTCCCGTCCGCCGGGTCGGCCTATACTTATGCCCAGAAAGCCATCAGCCCGACTGTCGGCTTCATGGTGGGGTGGTCGTCGTTGCTGGACTACCTGTTCATGCCGATGATCAACATCCTGCTGGCAAAAATCTATTTTGAAACCTTAATCCCCAGCATTCCATCGTGGATTTTTGTGGTGCTGCTGGTGGGCTTCATGACGTTGTCCAACCTGCGCGGTATCAAAACCGTCGCCAACTTCAATAGTCTGATTGTTGTGCTGCAGGTCGCCGTGATGGCGGCCATCACCGGTATGGTGATTTATGGTGTAGCGCATGGCGAAGGCGCCGGTACGCTGACCAGTAGCCGTCCATTCTGGTCCGATAACGCCCATGTGGTGCCGATGATCACTGGCGCGACGATCCTGTGCTTTTCGTTCCTCGGCTTTGACGGCATCAGCTCTTTGTCTGAAGAAACCAAAGATGCAGGCCGCGTCATTCCGAAAGCCATTTTCCTGACGGCGTTGCTCGGCGGCGTAATTTTCGTGGTGGTGTCCTACTTCCTGCAGCTCTACTTCCCGGACATTTCACGCTTTCAACATCCGGATGCCTCTCAGCCTGAGATCATGCTGTACGTGGCGGGTAAAACGTTTCAGTTCGGCATTCTGATTTTCTCCTGCGTCACCGTACTGGCGTCTGGTATGGCGGCACATGCCGGCGTGTCCCGTCTGATGTACGTGATGGGACGTGATGGCGTATTTCCGGAGCGTTTCTTCGGCTATGTGCATCCGCGCTGGCGGACACCGGCGTTAAACGTACTGCTGGTCGGCGTTATCGCGCTGTCCGCCATCTCGTTTGATCTGGTGACCGCGACGGCGTTGATTAACTTCGGGGCGTTGGTGGCTTTCACCTTCGTCAATCTGTCGGTGATTTCTCAGTTCTATATCCGTGAACGCCGCAACAAGACGCTGAAAGACACCGTGAACTACCTGATTCTACCGGTCATGGGCGCGTTGACCGTCGGCGCGCTGTGGCTGAATCTGGAAAGCACCTCCATGACGCTGGGGCTGGTGTGGGCGGCGATTGGTCTGCTCTATCTGACGTTCGTGACGCGCAGTTTCAGCCAGCCGGTACCGCAGTACAACGAAGATCTGGCGTAA
- a CDS encoding response regulator, with amino-acid sequence MPIASTMPTERSIENFDVLIVEDERKLANIHAEFIEKNFALRVVGTASTLNEAKRMLQQYKPRLMLLDNYLPDGEGVQLIESDLMRSINCSVIFITAASDMNTCAQAIRCGAFDYIIKPVSYPRLRSSLERFIQFVKTQHTYKVVDQQNVDVLYQLQASTVPNGPGSKGIEENTLSLIKQIFQDEPEALFSVDDVVEKTGLSKTTARRYLEFGLENHFLDVEMRYGKIGHPRRLYRKKYLD; translated from the coding sequence ATGCCGATTGCGAGCACCATGCCGACTGAGCGATCCATTGAAAACTTCGATGTACTGATCGTTGAAGATGAAAGAAAGCTGGCAAATATCCACGCGGAATTTATCGAAAAGAATTTCGCGCTGCGGGTGGTAGGCACTGCATCAACCCTGAACGAAGCCAAACGCATGCTGCAACAGTACAAACCCCGGCTGATGCTGCTGGATAACTACCTGCCGGACGGCGAAGGCGTTCAGCTTATCGAAAGCGACCTGATGCGCAGCATCAACTGTTCGGTAATTTTCATCACCGCCGCCAGCGACATGAATACCTGTGCGCAAGCCATCCGGTGCGGCGCCTTTGATTACATCATCAAACCGGTGTCCTACCCGCGGCTACGCTCATCGCTGGAACGCTTTATCCAGTTCGTCAAAACCCAGCATACCTACAAGGTCGTCGATCAGCAGAATGTGGACGTGCTTTACCAGTTGCAGGCGTCTACCGTGCCTAACGGGCCCGGCAGCAAAGGCATTGAAGAAAACACCCTCAGTCTGATCAAACAGATCTTTCAGGACGAGCCGGAAGCCCTGTTCTCCGTAGATGACGTAGTGGAGAAAACTGGATTAAGCAAAACCACGGCACGGCGTTATCTGGAGTTCGGGCTCGAAAACCATTTTCTGGATGTAGAAATGCGCTACGGCAAGATTGGCCACCCCCGGCGTCTTTACCGCAAAAAATACCTGGACTGA
- the citD gene encoding citrate lyase acyl carrier protein: MKIIKEALAGTFESSDLLVKVAPAEGPLTVVINSEVIKQFGAQITQVVNDTLRTLGVESGTIVVEDKGALDCVIRARVQSAVLRAADVDQIDWEKL, translated from the coding sequence ATGAAAATTATCAAGGAGGCCCTGGCGGGCACCTTTGAATCCAGCGACTTGCTGGTCAAGGTGGCGCCGGCGGAAGGCCCGTTGACTGTGGTGATAAACAGCGAGGTCATCAAACAGTTTGGCGCGCAGATCACGCAGGTGGTGAACGACACCCTGCGCACGCTGGGCGTGGAGTCCGGCACCATCGTGGTTGAGGACAAGGGCGCGCTGGACTGCGTGATCCGTGCCCGGGTGCAGAGCGCCGTGCTGCGTGCCGCCGATGTTGATCAGATTGACTGGGAGAAACTGTGA
- the citX gene encoding citrate lyase holo-[acyl-carrier protein] synthase, whose translation MSDVAVDAPVAVSLESLLAAKERRYARQQQLLARHQSTLVSLTLVTPGSVKDSPLYRRGMAEAVAAFNDLCLARGWEALEQQLHWLDTGAEAFWVITKDALSVKAAAIALEDQHPLGRLWDFDVFCPQEGSISRTLLAHDRRRCILCDESAHACARSRRHALPDVIEKIEGILHAWFNAH comes from the coding sequence GTGAGCGATGTTGCGGTAGACGCACCGGTCGCCGTCTCACTGGAAAGCCTGCTGGCGGCGAAGGAGCGCCGCTATGCCCGTCAGCAGCAACTGCTGGCGCGGCATCAGTCGACGCTGGTGTCGTTGACGCTGGTGACGCCGGGGTCGGTTAAAGATTCGCCGCTGTATCGACGAGGTATGGCGGAAGCGGTGGCCGCGTTCAATGACTTGTGCCTGGCGCGCGGCTGGGAAGCGCTGGAACAACAGCTGCACTGGCTGGATACCGGCGCAGAGGCATTCTGGGTCATTACCAAGGATGCGTTGAGCGTTAAGGCGGCGGCCATTGCACTGGAAGATCAGCACCCATTAGGGCGGCTGTGGGATTTTGACGTGTTTTGTCCGCAGGAAGGGTCGATTAGCCGGACGTTACTGGCGCATGATCGTCGCCGGTGTATACTCTGTGATGAATCGGCGCATGCCTGCGCGCGTTCGCGCCGCCATGCGTTACCGGACGTGATTGAAAAAATCGAGGGTATCCTCCATGCCTGGTTTAACGCACACTGA
- the citE gene encoding citrate (pro-3S)-lyase subunit beta, with protein MSTTQPKKLRRSMLFLPGANAAMLSNAFIYQPDSIMFDLEDAVSLREKDTARLLVYHALQHPMYQGIETVVRINQLNTPFGLKDLEAAVRGGVDVIRLPKTDSTDDVDELEHHLVRIEKACGREVGSTRIMAAIESAIGVINAVSIARSSERMIGIALAAFDYVMDMQTERGDGTELFYARCAVLHAARAAGIDAFDVVYSNVNDEEGFLKEVDLIRRLGFNGKSLINPRQIELLHNAYAPTQDEVDYAHLVIKAAEDGERAGLGVISLNGKMIDGPIIDHARRVVERALASGVRQ; from the coding sequence ATGAGCACTACTCAGCCGAAAAAACTGCGCCGCAGTATGCTGTTCCTGCCGGGCGCCAATGCCGCCATGTTGTCCAACGCTTTTATCTATCAGCCGGACTCCATCATGTTCGACCTGGAGGACGCCGTCTCCCTGCGTGAGAAAGATACCGCGCGTCTGCTGGTTTACCATGCGTTGCAGCACCCGATGTATCAGGGCATTGAAACCGTGGTGCGCATCAATCAGCTCAACACCCCGTTTGGTCTGAAAGACCTGGAAGCGGCGGTACGAGGCGGCGTGGATGTCATTCGCCTGCCGAAAACCGATTCTACCGACGATGTCGATGAACTGGAACATCACCTGGTCCGCATCGAAAAAGCGTGCGGCCGTGAAGTCGGTTCTACCCGCATTATGGCGGCGATTGAGTCCGCGATTGGGGTGATCAACGCCGTGTCTATCGCCCGCTCCTCCGAGCGGATGATCGGTATCGCGCTGGCGGCGTTCGACTATGTGATGGACATGCAAACCGAACGCGGCGACGGCACCGAGCTGTTCTATGCTCGCTGCGCGGTGCTGCACGCTGCCCGTGCTGCCGGTATCGATGCCTTTGACGTGGTGTACTCCAATGTCAACGACGAAGAAGGTTTCCTGAAAGAAGTGGATCTGATCCGCCGGCTGGGCTTCAACGGCAAGTCGCTGATCAACCCACGTCAAATTGAACTGCTGCACAACGCCTACGCGCCGACCCAGGATGAGGTGGACTACGCCCATCTGGTCATCAAGGCGGCGGAAGATGGCGAGCGCGCCGGGCTGGGGGTCATTTCGCTGAACGGAAAAATGATCGACGGCCCGATTATCGACCACGCCCGCCGGGTGGTGGAGCGTGCGCTGGCCTCCGGCGTACGACAATAG